In the Euphorbia lathyris chromosome 5, ddEupLath1.1, whole genome shotgun sequence genome, one interval contains:
- the LOC136229424 gene encoding uncharacterized protein: MGMAMSFMGKGLPMPSTQMVGFVMGTLYKQFIEKDINNFDDFHIAILDIFNTFNSALPGKHYDAPSRKELEACFSTWQDAADKAEERKEIFIKFMKKHVHLSQLDDSALVTGIVTPPAAMAAKKAAENLPQLKLIKYVPDVVFVPTATVLALVSVKLTRRMFLGGLTSQS; encoded by the exons ATGGGCATGGCTATGAGTTTCATGGGAAAAG ggTTGCCAATGCCCTCAACACAAATGGTTGGTTTTGTCATGGGAACACTATACAAGCAATTTATTGAGAAAGATATTAACAACTTTGATGATTTTCATATTGCTATTCTTGACATCTTCAA CACTTTCAATTCAGCATTGCCCGGTAAACATTATGATGCGCCCTCAAGGAAAGAACTGGAG GCATGTTTTAGCACTTGGCAAGATGCTGCAGACAAggctgaagaaagaaaagaaatatttataaaattcatGAAGAAACACGTACACCTCAGCCAGTTAGATGACTCCGCCTTGGTGACCGGAATTGTAACTCCACCCGCAGCCATGGCGGCCAAGAAAGCCGCAGAGAACTTACCTCAGTTAAAACTAATAAAATACGTGCCAGATGTGGTTTTTGTGCCTACTGCTACTGTATTGGCCCTTGTCTCTGTCAAACTCACTAGAAGGATGTTCTTAGGAGGTTTGACATCACAGAGCTAG
- the LOC136229423 gene encoding uncharacterized protein isoform X3, which produces MVPTGNEDTGEVNVTDCTELCYNGQVETRCEDAVESTSSFGDSLSDNKNALLFGEMEVESPLGLGFDDASHLGFDDCGSEFHMRRTRPTDHWRRFIRPLMWRCKWLELQMRNIRSQYLKYDRELAEHAQRKMFDFHTYLLQGFDGKSLQFDSFNQRKKAMQRKKRKRIEEMTNIMPYMLQHNVFSYYENRKTAVNFGSLNDDCSNLAKAINATDEFGLEDEWQPFESKGDDNIREDFLRKVEVLQSQVRKLKARIEKVVNENPGKFQFQVSGENTGS; this is translated from the exons ATGGTGCCAACTGGAAATGAGGACACGGGGGAGGTTAATGTAACTGACTGCACAGAACTTTGTTACAATGGACAAGTTGAAACTAGATGCGAGGATGCTGTTGAGAGTACGAGTTCTTTTGGTGACTCATTATCTGACAACAAGAATGCTTTATTATTCGGTGAAATGGAAGTTGAGTCGCCGTTGGGGCTCGGTTTTGATGATGCATCACATTTGGGATTTGATGATTGTGGTAGTGAATTTCACATGAG GAGGACAAGACCAACAGACCATTGGAGGAGATTTATACGTCCTCTTATGTGGCGATGCAAATGGTTAGAGTTGCAAATGAGAAATATTCGGTCTCAATATCTGAAGTATGACAGAGAACTTGCAGAACATGCACAGAGAAAGATGTTTGATTTTCATACATATCTATTGCAAGGGTTTGATGGAAAATCACTACAATTTGATAGTTTTAACCAGAGGAAGAAAGCGATGCAGAGAAAGAAACGAAAAAGAATTGAGGAGATGACAAATATAATGCCATATATGCTGCAACATAATGTGTTCTCCTACTATG AAAATCGGAAGACTGCTGTCAATTTTGGTTCGTTAAATGATGATTGCAGTAATCTAG CTAAGGCAATTAATGCTACTGATGAATTTGGGTTAGAAGATGAATGGCAACCTTTTGAGTCCAAAGGTGATGATAACATCCGTGAAGATTTTCTTCGAAAGGTTGAAGTGTTACAATCACAAGTCCGTAAATTGAAGGCCCGAATTGAAAAGGTTGTGAATGAGAATCCTGGGAAATTTCAGTTTCAGGTCTCAGGTGAAAAT ACTGGATCATAG
- the LOC136229423 gene encoding uncharacterized protein isoform X2 encodes MVPTGNEDTGEVNVTDCTELCYNGQVETRCEDAVESTSSFGDSLSDNKNALLFGEMEVESPLGLGFDDASHLGFDDCGSEFHMRRTRPTDHWRRFIRPLMWRCKWLELQMRNIRSQYLKYDRELAEHAQRKMFDFHTYLLQGFDGKSLQFDSFNQRKKAMQRKKRKRIEEMTNIMPYMLQHNVFSYYENRKTAVNFGSLNDDCSNLAKAINATDEFGLEDEWQPFESKGDDNIREDFLRKVEVLQSQVRKLKARIEKVVNENPGKFQFQVSGENFFWR; translated from the exons ATGGTGCCAACTGGAAATGAGGACACGGGGGAGGTTAATGTAACTGACTGCACAGAACTTTGTTACAATGGACAAGTTGAAACTAGATGCGAGGATGCTGTTGAGAGTACGAGTTCTTTTGGTGACTCATTATCTGACAACAAGAATGCTTTATTATTCGGTGAAATGGAAGTTGAGTCGCCGTTGGGGCTCGGTTTTGATGATGCATCACATTTGGGATTTGATGATTGTGGTAGTGAATTTCACATGAG GAGGACAAGACCAACAGACCATTGGAGGAGATTTATACGTCCTCTTATGTGGCGATGCAAATGGTTAGAGTTGCAAATGAGAAATATTCGGTCTCAATATCTGAAGTATGACAGAGAACTTGCAGAACATGCACAGAGAAAGATGTTTGATTTTCATACATATCTATTGCAAGGGTTTGATGGAAAATCACTACAATTTGATAGTTTTAACCAGAGGAAGAAAGCGATGCAGAGAAAGAAACGAAAAAGAATTGAGGAGATGACAAATATAATGCCATATATGCTGCAACATAATGTGTTCTCCTACTATG AAAATCGGAAGACTGCTGTCAATTTTGGTTCGTTAAATGATGATTGCAGTAATCTAG CTAAGGCAATTAATGCTACTGATGAATTTGGGTTAGAAGATGAATGGCAACCTTTTGAGTCCAAAGGTGATGATAACATCCGTGAAGATTTTCTTCGAAAGGTTGAAGTGTTACAATCACAAGTCCGTAAATTGAAGGCCCGAATTGAAAAGGTTGTGAATGAGAATCCTGGGAAATTTCAGTTTCAGGTCTCAGGTGAAAAT ttcttctggagataa
- the LOC136229423 gene encoding uncharacterized protein isoform X1 yields MVPTGNEDTGEVNVTDCTELCYNGQVETRCEDAVESTSSFGDSLSDNKNALLFGEMEVESPLGLGFDDASHLGFDDCGSEFHMRRTRPTDHWRRFIRPLMWRCKWLELQMRNIRSQYLKYDRELAEHAQRKMFDFHTYLLQGFDGKSLQFDSFNQRKKAMQRKKRKRIEEMTNIMPYMLQHNVFSYYENRKTAVNFGSLNDDCSNLAKAINATDEFGLEDEWQPFESKGDDNIREDFLRKVEVLQSQVRKLKARIEKVVNENPGKFQFQVSGENVSDFYLLFVSVLLIRRVLLNCEYIFLFLHVDL; encoded by the exons ATGGTGCCAACTGGAAATGAGGACACGGGGGAGGTTAATGTAACTGACTGCACAGAACTTTGTTACAATGGACAAGTTGAAACTAGATGCGAGGATGCTGTTGAGAGTACGAGTTCTTTTGGTGACTCATTATCTGACAACAAGAATGCTTTATTATTCGGTGAAATGGAAGTTGAGTCGCCGTTGGGGCTCGGTTTTGATGATGCATCACATTTGGGATTTGATGATTGTGGTAGTGAATTTCACATGAG GAGGACAAGACCAACAGACCATTGGAGGAGATTTATACGTCCTCTTATGTGGCGATGCAAATGGTTAGAGTTGCAAATGAGAAATATTCGGTCTCAATATCTGAAGTATGACAGAGAACTTGCAGAACATGCACAGAGAAAGATGTTTGATTTTCATACATATCTATTGCAAGGGTTTGATGGAAAATCACTACAATTTGATAGTTTTAACCAGAGGAAGAAAGCGATGCAGAGAAAGAAACGAAAAAGAATTGAGGAGATGACAAATATAATGCCATATATGCTGCAACATAATGTGTTCTCCTACTATG AAAATCGGAAGACTGCTGTCAATTTTGGTTCGTTAAATGATGATTGCAGTAATCTAG CTAAGGCAATTAATGCTACTGATGAATTTGGGTTAGAAGATGAATGGCAACCTTTTGAGTCCAAAGGTGATGATAACATCCGTGAAGATTTTCTTCGAAAGGTTGAAGTGTTACAATCACAAGTCCGTAAATTGAAGGCCCGAATTGAAAAGGTTGTGAATGAGAATCCTGGGAAATTTCAGTTTCAGGTCTCAGGTGAAAATGTAAGTGACTTCTATCTGTTGTTTGTCTCTGTGTTGTTGATAAGGAGAGTTTTATTGAATTGTGAatacatttttcttttcctacATGTAGATTTGTAA
- the LOC136228759 gene encoding U-box domain-containing protein 4-like, with amino-acid sequence MEITLLKALLHNISSFLHMSSIENFRSELVQKYHCKAEEILKLLKPILDAIVDSDIASNEVLSNTFDELGQAVDELREIFEIWQPLSSKVYFVLQNESLISKIRTFSLDIFKLLKSSDQCLPDELSSSALEFCTQKIKQMGYEQTSSIVREAIRDQVACVGPSSEILVKIAESLGLRSNQEILIEAVALEKLKENAEQDEKTGEAELFDQMISLVTRMHDRLVMLKQSQTPSPVPIPPDFCCPLSLELMTDPVIVSSGQTYEKAFIKNWIDLGLTVCPKTRQTLAHTNLIPNYTVKALIANWCESNNVKLPDPVKSVGGFSQPSSLLYADSGIPRDPYAFPHSSRNQPMSPESTRSTGSPGRNWISSSGMYREGTSPLHPRSTSEGSLSGIVGNEQGLDITRMSLTSSDERSGNLEERNMDSAVHYSVSPSRTEVSNTGRANEPVTQNHSRNTSVSSLVGNANQGDANESSELSNHLTSYSSDNSGEVKGESHVSSALNTPHREPEYSPRLMEAWSRNQTIRRRPSDRLVPRIVSSAATETRADLSGVETQVRKLVEDLRSDSLDTLRIATSELRLLAKHNMDNRIVIANSGAINVLVNLLRSTDTGIQENAVTALLNLSINDNNKTAIANADAIEPLIYVLETGSSEAKENAAATLFSLSVIEDNKVRIGRSGAIVPLVDLLGNGTPRGKKDAATALFNLSIFHENKARIVQAGAVKHLVELMDPAAGMVDKAVAVLANLATIPEGRTAIGQEGGIPVLVEVVELGSARGKENAAAALLQLCTNSSRFCNTVLQEGAVPPLVALSQSGTPRAKEKAQALLQYFRNQRHGNARG; translated from the exons ATGGAGATTacattgttgaaagcccttctTCATAACATTTCCTCCTTTTTACATATGTCATCCATTGAGAACTTCCGGTCAGAACTGGTTCAGAAGTATCATTGTAAGGCAGAAGAGATATTGAAGCTGTTGAAGCCAATACTTGATGCCATCGTTGATTCAGATATAGCTTCCAATGAAGTGCTTAGTAACACATTTGATGAACTGGGCCAAGCTGTTGATGAATTGAGGGAGATCTTTGAAATCTGGCAACCATTGTCAAGTAAAGTGTACTTT GTTCTGCAAAATGAATCCTTGATATCAAAGATTCGGACGTTCAGCCTGGATATTTTTAAGCTGTTGAAGTCTTCAGATCAATGTCTCCCGGATGAGTTAAGTTCATCAGCCCTTGAG TTTTGCACTCAGAAAATAAAGCAAATGGGATATGAACAAACATCATCTATCGTTAGAGAAGCTATAAGGGACCAAGTGGCATGTGTTGGACCGAGCTCAGAGATCCTGGTGAAAATTGCAGAGAGCCTAGGCTTGAGATCCAATCAAGAGATTCTGATTGAAGCGGTGGCCCTTGAAAAGTTAAAAGAAAATGCTGAACAAGATGAGAAGACTGGGGAAGCAGAATTGTTTGATCAAATGATTTCACTTGTAACCCGCATGCATGATCGCCTTGTTATGCTAAAACAGTCTCAGACCCCTAGTCCAGTTCCAATACCCCCAGACTTTTGTTGTCCTCTCTCACTTGAGTTGATGACGGATCCAGTGATTGTGTCATCAGGGCAGACCTATGAGAAAGCATTCATTAAAAACTGGATTGACCTTGGGCTCACTGTCTGTCCCAAGACACGGCAGACTCTTGCTCATACCAATCTGATACCTAATTATACTGTAAAGGCTCTCATTGCAAATTGGTGCGAGTCAAACAATGTAAAGCTGCCTGATCCTGTGAAGTCTGTTGGCGGCTTCAGTCAGCCTTCTTCACTTTTGTATGCAGACTCTGGCATACCTAGAGATCCATATGCTTTTCCTCATTCTAGTAGAAACCAACCAATGTCACCTGAGTCAACTCGGTCTACTGGTTCTCCTGGTAGGAACTGGATCTCTTCTAGTGGAATGTATCGTGAGGGAACATCTCCACTTCATCCTCGCTCTACCTCTGAAGGTTCTTTATCAGGTATAGTAGGAAATGAACAGGGTTTGGATATAACAAGAATGTCATTGACAAGTTCTGACGAAAGGTCCGGTAACCTGGAAGAAAGGAATATGGATTCAGCTGTCCACTACTCTGTGTCACCATCTAGAACCGAAGTTTCAAATACTGGAAGAGCTAATGAACCAGTGACTCAGAACCATAGCAGAAATACCTCGGTCTCCAGCCTAGTTGGTAATGCAAACCAAGGTGATGCAAATGAATCTTCAGAATTATCAAACCATCTTACTTCCTATAGCAGTGATAATTCTGGGGAGGTAAAAGGAGAGTCGCATGTTTCTTCTGCTCTGAATACTCCTCATAGAGAACCTGAGTACTCACCCCGTTTGATGGAGGCATGGTCTCGAAACCAAACCATCCGACGCCGTCCATCAGATAGGCTTGTTCCTAGGATAGTTTCTTCTGCTGCTACTGAAACAAGGGCTGATCTTTCTGGCGTTGAAACCCAGGTAAGGAAGCTTGTTGAAGATTTGAGGAGTGATTCATTGGATACTCTAAGAATAGCAACATCTGAACTCAGGTTACTTGCTAAGCACAACATGGATAATAGGATTGTTATTGCAAACTCCGGGGCCATAAATGTTTTAGTTAACTTGCTTCGGTCAACTGACACAGGAATTCAAGAAAATGCTGTCACAGCACTTCTTAACTTGTCAATTAACGATAACAACAAAACAGCAATTGCTAATGCAGATGCAATTGAACCTCTTATTTATGTCCTAGAAACAGGAAGTTCAGAGGCTAAGGAGAACGCAGCTGCAACTCTCTTTAGTCTCTCAGTGATAGAGGATAACAAGGTCAGGATAGGACGATCCGGCGCTATTGTACCTCTGGTTGATCTTTTGGGGAATGGAACTCCCAGGGGAAAGAAGGATGCAGCTACAGCTTTGTTTAATTTGTCAATATTTCATGAAAACAAGGCCCGGATAGTACAAGCTGGTGCTGTTAAGCACCTCGTGGAGTTGATGGACCCAGCAGCCGGAATGGTTGACAAGGCAGTTGCTGTTTTAGCGAATCTTGCTACAATTCCTGAGGGAAGGACTGCAATTGGGCAGGAAGGTGGGATTCCTGTTCTGGTGGAGGTTGTCGAGTTGGGTTCTGCAAGAGGGAAGGAAAATGCAGCTGCAGCTCTTTTGCAGCTATGCACAAACAGTAGTAGATTTTGTAACACAGTGCTCCAAGAAGGTGCTGTACCGCCATTGGTGGCGTTGTCACAGTCTGGCACCCCGAGGGCTAAGGAAAAG GCTCAGGCTCTACTTCAATACTTCAGAAACCAACGACATGGTAATGCGAGGGGCTGA